The Candidatus Margulisiibacteriota bacterium region AATCGACAAATTCATGGCGGATATTTTGTTTGACGAAAATTTCGGCGGCGACAGTGGCAACTGTCACATCGCTGTCGGGGCGGCGTATTCCGATACTTACGCGGGCAATCCTAAAAATTTGACAAAAAAACTCAAGTCCCGGCTGGGCTTTAATGACTCCGCCCTGCACTGGGATCTGATCAACACCGAGCAGAAAACGGTCACGGCGACGCTCCAGAGCGGCAAAAAAATTCTGATCTACGAAAAAGGAATGTTCCAGTATTAGCGGCGCGGTCTGCGCCCGGAGCACTGATATAAATACTTACTGTGGATCCTCGTCAGCGCATGGTTGATATCCTCGTGGTATTTTCCCAGCAAATGGACGCTGTCCGCCGGCCAGCCGGTCAGGGGTTTTAGCAATTCGTAAATCTCGACCTGAAAAATATTTGCCAGCTTGAGCATCGTGTACAGAGAGATCCATTTCTT contains the following coding sequences:
- a CDS encoding helix-turn-helix domain-containing protein, producing MLKDEVSESRALSILGANVKQFRERLELSQAELAEKADISITFLSDVERGKKWISLYTMLKLANIFQVEIYELLKPLTGWPADSVHLLGKYHEDINHALTRIHSKYLYQCSGRRPRR